A genomic stretch from Ooceraea biroi isolate clonal line C1 chromosome 3, Obir_v5.4, whole genome shotgun sequence includes:
- the LOC105276880 gene encoding serine/threonine-protein kinase PLK1, whose translation MLPPSVIDVQGSTPRDLLMSSRGLLSETMYAELRPVDAATCRVAMCHDEFDETIRTVSEPECSKRRIESAGTGSTRSVPDGRPRQGFSKGSASLQSLVRRRSRRHGGSGGGGGSSLPLEVELCTRQVVYPVSSDFAKDLGGAAVFRNDEEAQTATPTSTLVYAASSAQPSTSRGDNNGVQDVSSSASNVVAITNTGSNTSPTIAAGRFGNATVSLLRTSGIAKPGPSTSSSWNNSEQENEYVVDPVQGNAYYKGQFLGKGGFARVYLMTDVSNGSQYACKIIPKNRMQKIHMQKIAREIMIHKELNHVNVVKMHHYFEDNLHVYMLLEACPRKSLMHVLKYRGKVTEPEARYYMKQMVTGVAYIHSQKVVHRDLKPGNMFLSDRMIVKIGDFGLATRPDGQRRRVTICGTPNYIAPEVLYKQAYSYEADVWALGCILYALLVGQPPFDTATLKETYARICNNHYREVDDSIASRSGQDLIRWLLQSNPELRPSLERVKEHAYLTKEYVPVSLPHTCCYQMPPATIIEPPSSPSSVSTVARNQESNKVQMWQQSLVHPDVSSLRYQPIQPQQQQQQSQQYPHLLNRSHKSLQKELQKESKVSSWLVRKLPKLPRFRQRLSSVLCPDHKKTGLVAQSVQMHRALEACVTEMKRNNACNPPTVDDIVPLFVTKWIDYSNKYGLGFQLSDRSVGVLFNDNTKISYTHDRRRVEYITTDDEITRYHRERDVPVPLQKKLELLRHFTEYMDDFLTEGGELKKYRAPPRQSKNACVPRMRRWLRTDKAIVMELTVPLLQVNFFVDHTKMVVSQESVGRGYLITYIDTGRHASSYWLNDLRDLGCTSDLYERLYYVCKVTREFAELDNNTIA comes from the exons ATGTTGCCGCCGAGCGTGATCGACGTGCAGGGCTCGACGCCGCGTGACTTGCTGATGAGCAGCCGCGGTCTACTGTCGGAGACGATGTACGCCGAGCTGCGGCCGGTCGACGCGGCGACGTGCCGCGTCGCGATGTGTCACGACGAGTTCGACGAGACCATCCGCACCGTCTCGGAGCCGGAATGCTCGAAGCGAAGGATCGAGTCGGCTGGGACCGGAAGCACCAGGTCCGTACCGGACGGCCGGCCGCGTCAGGGCTTCTCCAAGGGCTCCGCCTCTCTGCAGAGCCTGGTTCGCCGAAGAAGCCGCAGGCatggcggcagcggcggcggcggtggctcGTCCCTACCTTTAGAGGTCGAGCTGTGCACGAGGCAGGTCGTCTACCCCGTTTCCTCGGACTTTGCCAAGGACCTCGGCGGTGCTGCGGTGTTTCGGAACGACGAGGAGGCGCAGACCGCGACACCGACCTCGACACTCGTCTACGCGGCCTCCTCGGCGCAACCTTCAACCTCGCGGGGTGACAACAACGGTGTCCAAGACGTCTCTTCGTCGGCCAGCAACGTCGTCGCCATCACCAACACCGGCAGCAACACTAGCCCGACGATCGCAGCTGGCCGCTTTGGAAACGCGACGGTCTCGTTGCTGCGGACGAGCGGCATCGCGAAGCCGGGACCGTCCACGTCTTCCTCCTGGAACAATTCCGAGCAGGAGAATGAGTACGTCGTCGATCCTGTACAGGGCAACGCTTACTACAAGGGGCAGTTTCTGGGAAAG GGTGGCTTCGCGAGGGTCTACCTAATGACCGACGTCAGTAACGGGAGCCAGTACGCGTGCAAGATTATCCCGAAGAATCGGATGCAGAAGATCCACATGCAAAAG ATCGCGCGTGAGATCATGATCCACAAAGAGCTGAATCACGTGAACGTCGTCAAGATGCATCACTACTTTGAGGACAATCTCCACGTGTACATGCTCCTAGAGGCCTGCCCACGAAAG AGCTTGATGCACGTACTGAAGTACCGTGGTAAAGTCACAGAACCGGAAGCACGTTACTACATGAAGCAAATGGTGACCGGCGTCGCGTACATCCACTCGCAGAAAGTCGTTCATCGGGACCTGAAACCGGGCAACATGTTCCTGTCGGACCGGATGATTGTCAAGATTGGCGACTTTGGATTGGCGACCAGGCCCGACGGTCAACGTAGACGAGT GACGATATGCGGCACGCCAAACTACATCGCTCCGGAAGTGTTGTACAAGCAGGCGTACAGTTACGAGGCGGATGTTTGGGCGCTCGGCTGCATATTGTATGCCCTGCTGGTGGGGCAACCACCTTTCGATACTGCCACACTCAAGGAGACCTACGCTAGGATCTGCAACAATCATTATCGCGAGGTGGACGACAGTATTGCGAGCAGGAGCGGGCAGGATCTGATCAGGTGGCTGTTGCAATCCAATCCCGAGCTGCGACCGAGTCTGGAGAGAGTGAAGGAGCACGCTTATCTGACCAAGGAGTACGTGCCGGTGTCCTTGCCCCACACTTGCTGTTACCAGATGCCACCGGCGACGATCATCGAGCCACCCTCGTCGCCGTCCTCGGTCTCCACCGTCGCCAGGAATCAGGAAAGCAACAAGGTGCAG ATGTGGCAGCAGAGTCTCGTTCACCCGGACGTCTCATCCCTGCGTTACCAGCCGATTCAAccgcagcaacagcagcagcaatcgCAACAGTATCCGCATCTGCTGAATCGCTCGCACAAGAGCTTGCAGAAAGAATTGCAGAAAGAGTCAAAGGTCTCGAGTTGGCTCGTCAGGAAACTGCCCAAGCTGCCTCGATTCCGGCAACGGCTCAGCAGCGTGCTCTGCCCGGATCACAAAAAGACCGGTCTCGTGGCGCAAAGCGTGCAGATGCATCGCGCTCTGGAGGCATGCGTGACGGAGATGAAGCGGAACAACGCGTGTAACCCGCCGACCGTGGACGACATCGTGCCGCTCTTCGTTACTAAATGGATCGATTATTCGAACAAGTATGGGCTGGGTTTTCAGCTATCCGACAGGTCGGTCGGCGTTCTTTTCAATGACAACACGAAGATCAGTTACACTCACGATAGAAG AAGAGTGGAGTACATCACAACGGATGATGAGATAACGCGTTATCATCGAGAACGAGACGTGCCAGTGCCGTTGCAAAAGAAGCTCGAGTTGCTCCGTCATTTTACCGAGTACATGGACGATTTTTTGACGGAAG GTGGTGAGCTTAAAAAATATCGTGCGCCGCCGAGACAGTCAAAGAACGCTTGCGTGCCGCGAATGAGGCGGTGGCTGCGTACGGACAAGGCCATCGTGATGGAGTTAACGGTACCCCTCCTTCAAGTGAACTTCTTCGTGGATCACACGAAGATGGTGGTGTCACAGGAGTCCGTGGGTAGGGGTTACTTGATCACTTACATCGACACGGGCCGACACGCGTCCTCTTATTGGCTGAACGACCTGCGTGACCTCGGCTGCACCTCGGATCTCTACGAGCGCCTCTACTACGTCTGCAAAGTGACCCGCGAGTTCGCCGAGCTGGACAATAATACGATCGCTTGA